The following are from one region of the Amylibacter sp. IMCC11727 genome:
- a CDS encoding trimethylamine methyltransferase family protein codes for MSVKRSGRKARLRTQTTITAPAIVRRIMPPYAPFPSHDIDALERQADWLLSEIGIEFRDDPIALELLSDAGARVEGVRVFFPDGLARQLCATAPSSFDLLARNPARTIRLGGDHIVFMPGYGSPFVTDIEQGRRYATLVDFHNFVKMTYATPYLHHSGGTVVEPTDVPVSKRHLDMVHAHLTLSDKPFMGAVTHPDRAKDTLDMVRLVFGDRMNATPVVQANINVNSPLVYDGAMTGALRVYASAGQCVCISPAIFGGAMGPVTSAAVAAQTHAEVLAGVALCQIIQPGCPIVYGSFHNTMSLKSGALTFGTPEANLVTFALGQLARRMNVPFRSGGGEITSANSADGQAMSESVSALWSTVLSGANQVWHAAGWLEGGLTMGYEKFVMDLDICGALLKMIAGMEVSEDTLSKPSYKQVEPGENFLSTDHTMAHFSTANFEPEIAEAGPFETWQENGSPTAEQRAFPRWKSLLNSYEPPAIDEAAKKKLDDFMADRKSSLPDEWY; via the coding sequence ATGTCGGTCAAAAGATCAGGACGAAAAGCAAGGCTTCGAACGCAAACAACTATTACAGCACCCGCAATTGTGCGCCGTATCATGCCACCTTATGCGCCGTTCCCAAGCCACGACATAGACGCCTTGGAACGACAGGCGGATTGGTTGCTGTCTGAAATTGGTATTGAGTTTCGAGATGATCCCATTGCGCTGGAATTGTTGTCAGACGCTGGCGCACGTGTTGAAGGGGTGCGCGTGTTTTTTCCAGATGGGTTGGCGCGACAGTTGTGCGCAACTGCGCCGAGTTCGTTTGATTTGTTAGCGCGGAACCCAGCGAGAACCATTCGATTGGGCGGCGATCATATCGTGTTTATGCCAGGCTATGGCTCGCCGTTTGTGACGGATATTGAACAGGGGCGTCGGTATGCGACGCTTGTCGATTTCCACAACTTTGTGAAAATGACCTATGCCACGCCATATTTGCATCATTCGGGTGGAACAGTTGTCGAACCCACAGACGTGCCAGTGTCAAAGCGGCATTTGGATATGGTCCACGCTCACCTCACGCTGAGCGATAAGCCGTTTATGGGGGCCGTAACCCACCCTGATCGCGCCAAAGATACACTTGATATGGTGCGGTTGGTGTTTGGAGATCGTATGAATGCCACCCCTGTGGTGCAGGCCAACATCAATGTGAATTCCCCGCTTGTTTATGACGGAGCGATGACGGGTGCCTTGCGGGTTTACGCGTCTGCTGGGCAATGTGTTTGTATTTCTCCTGCGATATTTGGTGGCGCAATGGGCCCAGTTACGTCTGCAGCCGTGGCTGCACAAACCCATGCAGAGGTTTTGGCTGGCGTTGCCCTGTGCCAAATCATCCAACCCGGCTGTCCCATCGTTTACGGCAGTTTCCACAACACCATGAGCTTGAAATCTGGCGCGTTGACCTTTGGAACACCGGAGGCAAACCTTGTGACTTTCGCGCTCGGCCAATTGGCCCGGCGGATGAACGTGCCGTTTCGATCAGGTGGCGGTGAAATCACATCAGCCAATTCTGCAGATGGGCAAGCTATGTCTGAAAGCGTTTCCGCCCTATGGTCCACTGTCTTGTCAGGAGCCAATCAAGTGTGGCACGCGGCAGGTTGGCTCGAAGGTGGTTTAACCATGGGATACGAAAAATTTGTGATGGATTTGGATATCTGCGGCGCGTTGTTGAAAATGATCGCGGGTATGGAAGTGTCTGAGGACACCCTTTCAAAACCGTCCTACAAACAGGTTGAACCAGGTGAAAATTTCCTCAGCACAGATCACACGATGGCGCATTTTTCGACGGCAAATTTTGAACCCGAAATCGCAGAGGCGGGTCCATTTGAAACATGGCAGGAAAACGGGAGCCCTACAGCGGAACAACGGGCGTTTCCGCGGTGGAAATCGCTGTTAAACAGCTATGAACCGCCTGCGATTGACGAAGCTGCTAAGAAAAAATTGGATGACTTTATGGCTGATCGAAAATCCAGTCTGCCGGATGAGTGGTATTAA
- a CDS encoding type 1 glutamine amidotransferase, whose protein sequence is MHLLVFQHVEAEHPAAFAKHMAAAGDTFDTVRFFANDTIPDFSDYDALLVMGGPMDVWETKVNPWLIQEKAAIRTWLQTTGKPYLGICLGHQLLVDAMGGTCTKMALPELALSEIHKTNAAQSDAVFAHLPESFKALHWHGVEASILPPNATVLAQNEACGVQAIRVGSSAWGMQFHPEIIKGLIPTWLRNPDNAQCAESWLHSATATKDLSHAVEAYVPEALTYSKTIYTAFRKEMG, encoded by the coding sequence ATGCACCTCCTGGTCTTTCAACATGTTGAGGCCGAACACCCCGCCGCATTTGCCAAGCACATGGCCGCGGCGGGGGATACATTTGACACTGTTCGTTTCTTTGCAAACGACACCATCCCAGACTTTTCAGATTATGATGCGCTGCTTGTCATGGGCGGGCCGATGGATGTTTGGGAGACCAAAGTAAACCCATGGCTGATCCAAGAAAAAGCTGCCATTCGCACGTGGCTTCAAACCACCGGCAAACCTTATCTAGGCATATGTTTGGGCCACCAATTGCTGGTGGATGCAATGGGTGGAACCTGTACCAAAATGGCCTTGCCAGAATTGGCCCTTTCGGAAATCCACAAAACAAATGCCGCACAATCTGATGCGGTTTTCGCGCACCTGCCCGAGTCTTTCAAAGCGTTGCATTGGCATGGGGTGGAGGCATCCATTCTGCCGCCAAACGCCACTGTTTTGGCCCAGAATGAGGCCTGCGGCGTGCAAGCCATTCGTGTTGGATCATCTGCATGGGGTATGCAATTTCATCCAGAAATTATCAAAGGGCTGATTCCAACATGGCTACGCAATCCTGACAATGCTCAGTGCGCTGAAAGCTGGCTCCATTCCGCCACCGCGACCAAAGATTTATCGCATGCGGTCGAAGCGTATGTTCCCGAAGCCTTGACCTATTCCAAAACGATCTACACGGCCTTTCGCAAAGAAATGGGTTAA
- a CDS encoding NAD(P)/FAD-dependent oxidoreductase, translated as MTKRVAIIGAGPSGLAQMRAFQSAAAKGEEIPEIVCYEKQSNWGGLWNYTWRTGLDQYGEPVHGSMYRYLWSNGPKEGLEFADYSFEEHFGKQIASYPPRAVLFDYIEGRVKKAGIRDWIKFETVVRRVEAEGDKFSVTVKDLPSGTESTEVFDHVVCASGHFSTPNVPEFEGFESFKGRILHAHDFRDALEFKDQDILIVGTSYSAEDIGSQCWKYGAKSITVSHRTAAMGYDWPDNWQEVPLLTKVVGKTAHFKDGTTKDVDAILLCTGYIHHFPFMEDDLCLRTANRLATANLYKGVAWIDNPNLFYLGMQDQWFTFNMFDAQAWWARDVMMGKIQTPSKEEMLADVEDRVAREDKGEDDYDAIWYQGDYVKELINETDYPTFDVEGACQAFKEWKGHKKENIMTFRNNGYKSVITGTMAPKHHTPWKDALDDSLEVYLQN; from the coding sequence ATGACGAAACGTGTAGCAATTATCGGTGCCGGGCCGAGCGGACTGGCACAAATGCGAGCCTTTCAATCTGCAGCCGCCAAAGGCGAGGAAATTCCAGAAATCGTTTGTTATGAAAAGCAATCAAACTGGGGTGGGTTGTGGAACTACACATGGCGCACGGGCCTTGATCAGTATGGCGAGCCTGTCCACGGCTCTATGTACCGTTACCTGTGGTCCAATGGTCCGAAAGAAGGTTTGGAATTTGCTGATTATTCATTCGAAGAACACTTTGGAAAACAGATCGCATCTTATCCACCACGCGCCGTTTTGTTTGACTACATCGAAGGCCGTGTGAAAAAAGCGGGCATCCGCGATTGGATCAAATTCGAAACAGTTGTGCGCCGTGTCGAAGCGGAAGGCGACAAATTCTCTGTTACGGTAAAAGATTTGCCAAGCGGCACTGAAAGCACCGAAGTGTTTGATCACGTGGTTTGTGCCTCTGGTCACTTCTCCACACCAAACGTGCCAGAATTCGAAGGCTTTGAATCCTTCAAGGGCCGCATTTTGCACGCCCACGATTTCCGTGATGCGTTGGAGTTCAAAGACCAAGACATCCTGATCGTCGGCACGTCCTATTCCGCTGAAGACATCGGCTCCCAGTGCTGGAAATACGGTGCGAAATCGATCACCGTGTCACACCGTACCGCCGCCATGGGCTATGACTGGCCCGACAACTGGCAAGAGGTGCCCCTGCTGACAAAAGTGGTTGGCAAAACAGCCCACTTCAAAGACGGCACAACCAAAGACGTAGATGCAATTTTGCTGTGTACTGGCTATATCCATCACTTCCCGTTCATGGAAGACGATCTGTGCTTGCGCACGGCCAATCGTTTGGCAACGGCGAACCTGTACAAAGGGGTGGCATGGATCGACAATCCAAACCTGTTCTACCTTGGCATGCAGGATCAGTGGTTCACCTTCAACATGTTTGATGCACAAGCATGGTGGGCACGTGACGTGATGATGGGCAAAATCCAGACGCCATCCAAGGAAGAAATGCTAGCCGATGTGGAAGACCGCGTCGCACGCGAAGACAAAGGCGAAGACGACTATGATGCCATTTGGTATCAGGGCGATTACGTCAAAGAGCTCATCAATGAGACAGATTACCCGACCTTTGATGTTGAAGGCGCGTGTCAGGCATTCAAGGAATGGAAAGGTCACAAGAAGGAAAACATCATGACCTTCCGCAACAATGGCTATAAGTCCGTCATTACGGGTACAATGGCACCAAAGCATCACACCCCTTGGAAAGATGCACTGGATGACAGCTTGGAAGTCTATCTGCAAAACTAA
- a CDS encoding ABC transporter substrate-binding protein, which yields MSSFAEFLTLTGQLPKLDPLGQSTVKIGFLGPLSGPVESWGAPGLNGCEIWVDWLNAAGGLLIGGQRRKVELVSYDCGVDPSEARIGAEHLVLEEKVSLLMMLGGSALQSIQLFLTDHKVLTSTLLPSDLSPDTPYVIAPSEVHPVYNVTGVDWLCRTQKPKSVALCAQTDAMGLPSLATYRAAFAARGVNIVEEIQYDPQEKSGHAIVSKMIASNPDVLCWCTSYSPMVHALTKAAYDLGYSGQILSCTADNYTDLVEQTSKEFMEGFTFQFPDFDDPALAEKDFFFHQPKKFFEEYNRRFPNSWSAVSWEYVAILDIWHAAVEQASSVSSMSVLAAMKQLGQVSHAFSDATWWGKDLFGIQNALIGDWPVVQIHSGKARIVAFESIETWLDEHQPLLQQEMEKLGQMWFQRLGAGTPEYQFS from the coding sequence ATGTCTAGCTTTGCAGAATTTCTGACCCTTACAGGGCAGTTGCCCAAGCTCGATCCTTTGGGGCAAAGTACTGTAAAGATTGGGTTTTTGGGGCCGCTGTCTGGACCAGTTGAAAGCTGGGGAGCACCTGGTTTGAACGGGTGTGAAATTTGGGTGGATTGGCTCAATGCTGCGGGTGGTCTGTTAATTGGGGGCCAGCGACGCAAAGTGGAACTTGTTTCTTATGATTGCGGCGTGGATCCAAGCGAAGCTCGAATCGGTGCCGAACATTTGGTTTTGGAAGAAAAGGTTAGCCTTTTGATGATGTTGGGTGGGTCGGCTTTGCAATCCATTCAACTGTTTTTGACAGATCATAAGGTTCTGACCTCCACCTTATTGCCTAGCGATTTGTCGCCTGACACCCCTTACGTCATAGCACCAAGTGAAGTGCATCCTGTTTATAATGTTACGGGTGTGGATTGGCTGTGTCGCACGCAAAAACCCAAATCTGTGGCCCTTTGTGCGCAAACAGATGCGATGGGACTGCCTTCACTCGCAACGTATCGCGCTGCGTTCGCGGCGCGAGGCGTAAATATTGTTGAAGAGATTCAATATGATCCGCAGGAGAAGAGTGGTCACGCCATCGTCTCCAAAATGATCGCAAGCAACCCAGATGTTTTGTGTTGGTGTACCAGCTATTCGCCAATGGTTCATGCCCTTACAAAAGCGGCTTATGATCTGGGGTATTCAGGGCAAATCCTGTCTTGTACGGCGGATAATTACACCGATTTGGTGGAACAGACATCCAAAGAATTCATGGAAGGATTCACCTTTCAATTCCCCGACTTTGACGATCCAGCTTTGGCAGAAAAGGATTTCTTTTTCCACCAGCCGAAGAAGTTTTTTGAGGAATATAACAGGCGATTTCCCAATTCTTGGTCCGCGGTAAGCTGGGAGTATGTTGCGATTCTTGACATCTGGCACGCCGCCGTTGAACAGGCGAGCAGCGTATCGTCGATGTCTGTACTTGCAGCGATGAAGCAGCTTGGCCAAGTGTCCCATGCCTTTAGCGATGCAACGTGGTGGGGCAAAGACTTGTTTGGGATTCAAAATGCGCTGATTGGCGATTGGCCTGTGGTGCAAATTCACTCTGGTAAGGCGCGCATCGTTGCCTTTGAATCCATCGAAACATGGCTTGATGAACATCAGCCTTTGTTGCAGCAGGAAATGGAAAAATTGGGCCAGATGTGGTTTCAACGACTGGGCGCTGGAACGCCTGAATATCAGTTTTCCTGA
- a CDS encoding FCD domain-containing protein: protein MTTHLSPSRFVSAHSIGATVQIVVDAIYSRIQNGTYVVDERLPSERTLAAELGVARNTVREALDVLETHELIRRRAGSGRFVNSETLAASAPSEIAAQSSPLDLQVIRGILEPDMVRLAVMNMPPNDIESLGETLSKMEAIQSDADQFVRLEEEFYQKLASGTGNPLIVGCYGLVIDSCRQSFRAAHLRRYLTPARIQTYQKRYNSLFNALAARDTEAAVEFIKLHLIEEQRLMLQEN from the coding sequence ATGACCACACACTTGTCCCCTTCCCGCTTTGTCAGCGCACATTCGATCGGCGCAACGGTGCAGATCGTTGTGGATGCCATTTATTCGCGCATCCAAAACGGGACTTATGTGGTGGATGAAAGACTTCCCTCAGAACGAACTTTGGCCGCAGAGCTTGGGGTTGCCCGTAATACTGTGCGCGAAGCCTTGGACGTTTTGGAAACCCACGAACTGATCCGCAGACGCGCAGGCAGCGGGCGGTTTGTTAATTCGGAAACACTGGCAGCATCGGCCCCTTCAGAAATAGCTGCGCAAAGCAGCCCACTGGATTTACAAGTCATTCGCGGAATCCTTGAACCAGATATGGTGCGATTGGCTGTCATGAACATGCCGCCTAATGATATCGAATCTTTGGGTGAAACGCTGAGCAAGATGGAAGCGATCCAATCAGACGCTGATCAATTTGTGCGACTGGAAGAAGAGTTTTACCAAAAATTGGCAAGCGGAACAGGCAATCCACTTATCGTAGGGTGTTACGGGCTGGTCATAGACTCTTGCCGTCAAAGCTTTCGCGCTGCGCATTTGCGTAGGTATTTAACGCCTGCCCGTATTCAAACCTATCAGAAACGGTACAACAGCTTGTTCAACGCGCTCGCCGCACGCGACACAGAAGCAGCGGTCGAGTTTATTAAGCTGCATTTGATCGAAGAACAGCGGTTGATGCTTCAGGAAAACTGA
- the glnT gene encoding type III glutamate--ammonia ligase, whose product MTTDLAKFAEENGVKYFMISFTDLFGGQRAKLVPARAIADMQEDGAGFAGFATWLDMTPAHPDMLAVPDPESVIILPWNKEVAWVPGNCVMEGEDVAQAPRNVLRRLIAEAAEEGMHVKTGIEAEFFLLTPEGDKISDPFDTAAKPCYDQQAFVRRMDVIREISDYMLEMGWNPYQNDHEDANGQWEMNWDYDDALKTADKHSFFKFMVKTVAEKHGYRATFMPKPVEGLTGNGCHAHISVWDAPGSAAKTNVFAAPVSDESQTTELGLSEKGRHFLGGIMKHASALAAITNPTVNSYKRINAPRTMSGATWAPNTVTWTGNNRTHMVRVPGAGRFELRLPDGAVNPYLLQAVIIAAGLSGVRSKADPGKRHDIDMYAEGHKVRGAPKLPLNMLDALRAYNRDKELKASMGEEFSNAYMKMKHQEWNDFCSHFSEWERANTLDI is encoded by the coding sequence ATGACAACTGATCTCGCAAAGTTCGCCGAAGAAAACGGCGTAAAATATTTCATGATCTCCTTTACCGATTTGTTCGGTGGACAGCGGGCCAAATTGGTTCCTGCGCGCGCGATTGCAGATATGCAAGAAGACGGCGCTGGATTTGCAGGGTTTGCTACTTGGCTGGATATGACTCCAGCGCACCCAGATATGCTGGCTGTGCCTGATCCAGAGTCGGTGATTATTCTGCCATGGAACAAAGAAGTGGCTTGGGTGCCAGGCAACTGCGTAATGGAAGGCGAAGACGTTGCTCAAGCCCCACGGAACGTTTTGCGTCGCTTGATTGCCGAAGCAGCCGAAGAAGGCATGCACGTTAAAACAGGCATCGAGGCTGAGTTCTTCTTGCTGACACCAGAAGGCGACAAGATTTCTGACCCATTTGATACAGCGGCCAAGCCTTGTTACGACCAGCAGGCATTTGTGCGCCGCATGGATGTGATCCGCGAAATTTCTGATTACATGTTGGAAATGGGCTGGAACCCCTACCAGAACGACCACGAGGACGCGAACGGCCAGTGGGAAATGAACTGGGACTACGATGACGCGTTGAAGACTGCTGACAAGCACTCTTTCTTCAAGTTCATGGTGAAAACTGTTGCGGAAAAGCACGGCTACCGCGCCACATTCATGCCTAAGCCTGTAGAAGGTCTGACAGGGAACGGCTGCCACGCCCACATCTCCGTATGGGATGCACCTGGCTCTGCCGCTAAAACAAACGTTTTTGCAGCTCCTGTCAGCGACGAAAGCCAGACAACAGAATTGGGTCTTTCTGAAAAAGGTCGCCACTTCCTTGGCGGTATCATGAAGCACGCCTCTGCCCTTGCAGCGATCACCAACCCTACGGTGAACAGCTACAAACGTATCAACGCGCCGCGCACAATGTCTGGGGCCACATGGGCACCAAACACGGTGACTTGGACAGGCAACAACCGCACGCACATGGTTCGCGTACCAGGCGCAGGCCGTTTCGAATTGCGTCTTCCAGATGGTGCGGTGAACCCATACTTGCTGCAAGCGGTTATCATCGCTGCCGGCCTGTCTGGCGTACGCTCCAAAGCGGATCCTGGCAAACGCCACGACATCGACATGTACGCAGAGGGCCACAAAGTACGCGGCGCACCAAAACTGCCACTGAACATGCTCGACGCTTTGCGCGCTTACAACCGCGACAAAGAACTGAAGGCTTCTATGGGTGAAGAGTTCTCTAACGCTTACATGAAGATGAAGCATCAAGAGTGGAACGACTTCTGCTCACACTTCTCCGAGTGGGAACGCGCGAATACGCTCGATATCTAA
- a CDS encoding FMN-binding glutamate synthase family protein has product MTDNKIPNTTPRQSATFTQDINSDIRRAAATGIYDIRGGGAKRKVPSFDDLLFMGASISRYPLEGYREKCETSVTIGGLHAENPIELDIPITIAGMSFGALSGPAKEALGRGASEAGTSTTTGDGGMTPEERGHSSKLVYQYLPSRYGMNPDDLRKADAIEIVVGQGAKPGGGGMLLGQKISDRVAQMRNLPKGIDQRSACRHPDWTGPDDLEIKILELREITGWKVPIYVKVAGARPYYDTTLAVKAGADAVVLDGMQGGTAATQDVFIEHVGQPTLAIIRPAVQALQDLGMHRKVQLILSGGIRSGADVAKAMALGADAVAIGTAALIALGDNDPKWEKEYNELGTTAGAYDDWHEGKDPAGITTQDPELMKRFDPIEGGRRLRNYLKVMTLEAQTIARACGKNHLHNLEPEDLVALTMEAAAMAQVPLAGTNWYPGKPNTSF; this is encoded by the coding sequence ATGACTGACAATAAGATCCCAAACACAACACCGCGCCAATCGGCAACGTTTACACAAGACATCAACAGTGACATCCGTCGCGCAGCAGCCACAGGGATTTATGATATCCGTGGTGGTGGTGCGAAACGCAAAGTTCCGTCCTTTGATGACCTTTTGTTCATGGGTGCTTCGATTTCTCGTTACCCTTTGGAAGGCTACCGTGAAAAATGTGAAACGTCCGTAACCATCGGTGGTCTGCATGCAGAAAATCCGATTGAATTGGATATTCCAATCACCATCGCTGGTATGTCCTTTGGTGCGCTGTCCGGCCCTGCCAAAGAAGCATTGGGCCGTGGTGCGTCCGAAGCGGGCACATCTACCACCACAGGTGATGGCGGCATGACACCCGAAGAACGGGGCCACTCCAGCAAGCTGGTTTATCAATACCTGCCATCCCGTTACGGTATGAACCCTGATGATCTGCGCAAAGCAGACGCAATTGAAATCGTGGTTGGCCAAGGCGCCAAGCCAGGTGGCGGCGGTATGCTGTTGGGCCAAAAGATTTCAGATCGTGTTGCACAGATGCGTAACCTGCCAAAAGGCATCGACCAGCGCTCTGCGTGTCGCCACCCTGACTGGACTGGCCCAGATGATCTGGAAATCAAAATCCTCGAACTGCGCGAAATCACAGGTTGGAAAGTGCCGATCTATGTAAAAGTTGCAGGCGCACGCCCGTACTATGACACGACACTGGCGGTCAAAGCAGGTGCGGATGCGGTTGTTTTGGACGGTATGCAAGGCGGTACAGCGGCGACACAAGATGTGTTCATCGAACACGTTGGTCAGCCAACACTGGCAATCATTCGTCCAGCGGTTCAAGCGCTGCAAGACCTCGGTATGCACCGCAAGGTTCAACTGATCCTGTCTGGTGGTATCCGTTCTGGTGCTGACGTTGCCAAAGCAATGGCGCTGGGTGCAGACGCAGTTGCAATTGGTACAGCTGCATTGATCGCGCTTGGGGACAACGATCCAAAGTGGGAAAAAGAGTACAATGAGCTCGGAACAACTGCAGGTGCATATGATGACTGGCACGAGGGCAAAGACCCTGCTGGTATCACAACACAAGACCCAGAGCTGATGAAGCGCTTTGACCCGATTGAAGGTGGCCGCCGCTTGCGCAACTACCTCAAGGTGATGACTCTCGAGGCTCAAACGATTGCGCGCGCTTGTGGTAAAAACCACCTGCACAATCTGGAGCCAGAAGATCTGGTTGCTTTGACAATGGAAGCGGCAGCAATGGCGCAAGTTCCATTGGCCGGGACCAACTGGTACCCAGGCAAACCAAACACATCTTTCTAA
- a CDS encoding GXGXG domain-containing protein has translation MQSFDLEAQGLRELNKTLHAQAEDTNQTVWEVVNPRGAHAIAVGLDAPIEVNVKGSTGYYCGGMNKQATVHVHGSAGPGTGENIMSGKIVIEGDASQYLGATGHGGLIVVKGNASSRCGISMKGVNIVVQGNIGHMAAFMGQSGNLVVCGDAGDALGDSCYEARFFVRGTVKSLGADCEKKEMRPEHIEILKGLLDEAGIDADPSEFTRYGSARNLYNFDVDNAGAY, from the coding sequence ATGCAAAGTTTCGATCTTGAAGCGCAGGGTCTGCGCGAACTGAACAAAACCCTTCACGCACAAGCTGAAGACACCAACCAAACGGTTTGGGAAGTTGTCAATCCACGCGGGGCACATGCCATCGCGGTGGGTCTGGACGCGCCGATCGAGGTGAACGTCAAAGGCTCCACTGGCTACTACTGTGGTGGTATGAACAAACAGGCGACTGTGCATGTTCACGGGTCCGCTGGTCCAGGCACAGGTGAAAACATCATGTCTGGCAAAATTGTCATCGAAGGTGATGCAAGCCAGTATTTGGGTGCGACAGGCCATGGCGGTTTGATCGTGGTCAAAGGCAACGCATCATCACGCTGTGGAATTTCCATGAAAGGCGTGAACATTGTGGTCCAAGGCAACATCGGTCACATGGCCGCGTTCATGGGCCAATCAGGCAACCTCGTGGTGTGTGGCGATGCTGGCGATGCGCTCGGCGATAGCTGCTATGAAGCGCGTTTCTTTGTACGCGGTACGGTAAAAAGCCTCGGTGCAGATTGTGAAAAGAAAGAGATGCGTCCAGAGCACATCGAAATCTTGAAAGGTTTGCTGGATGAAGCAGGCATTGATGCCGACCCATCCGAATTCACTCGTTATGGTTCCGCACGGAACCTCTACAACTTCGACGTCGACAACGCTGGCGCGTATTAA
- a CDS encoding glutamine amidotransferase family protein: MCGIVGLFLKDKSLEPKLGDMLTDMLITMTDRGPDSAGIAIYGGESEGKVKLTVQSDDPDTSFHKLDNALRDAVKGKVSMHVKDTHAVLEINADQMATARAYLAENHPELRLMSRGESLEIFKEVGLPEKVAERFEVRQMSGSHGIGHTRMATESAVTTMGAHPFNTGDDQCLVHNGSLSNHNSLRRKLRRLGVHIETENDTEVGAAYLTWKMQTGSTLGEALESSLDDLDGFFTFVVGTKDGFGVVRDPIACKPAVMAETDQYVAFGSEYRALVNLPGIEDARVWEPEPATVYFWSHNGAPTAQEKAA; the protein is encoded by the coding sequence ATGTGTGGGATCGTCGGACTTTTTCTAAAAGACAAATCGCTGGAGCCAAAACTGGGCGATATGTTGACTGACATGCTGATCACTATGACGGACCGTGGTCCAGACAGTGCTGGCATCGCAATTTACGGTGGAGAATCAGAGGGTAAGGTGAAACTTACTGTACAATCTGATGATCCAGATACTTCGTTTCACAAGCTGGATAACGCCCTGCGTGACGCTGTAAAAGGCAAGGTCAGCATGCACGTGAAAGACACACATGCTGTGCTGGAAATCAACGCCGATCAGATGGCAACGGCCCGTGCCTATTTGGCCGAAAATCACCCTGAACTGCGCTTGATGAGCCGTGGCGAATCTTTGGAAATTTTCAAAGAGGTTGGTCTGCCAGAAAAAGTGGCAGAACGCTTTGAAGTGCGTCAAATGAGCGGTTCTCATGGAATCGGTCACACACGCATGGCCACAGAATCAGCTGTGACAACAATGGGTGCGCACCCGTTCAACACGGGCGATGATCAGTGCCTCGTTCACAACGGTTCTTTGTCCAACCACAACTCCCTGCGCCGCAAACTGCGTCGTCTAGGGGTTCACATTGAAACCGAAAACGACACCGAGGTGGGTGCTGCATATCTGACATGGAAAATGCAGACAGGCTCCACTTTGGGTGAAGCGCTTGAAAGCTCTTTGGATGACCTTGACGGCTTCTTCACATTTGTTGTTGGCACAAAAGACGGGTTTGGCGTTGTTCGTGACCCAATCGCCTGTAAGCCAGCGGTTATGGCAGAAACAGACCAGTATGTGGCCTTCGGTTCCGAATACCGCGCACTGGTGAACCTGCCAGGTATCGAAGACGCTCGCGTCTGGGAGCCAGAGCCCGCAACTGTTTACTTCTGGAGCCACAACGGGGCCCCAACTGCACAAGAAAAGGCAGCCTAA